The Thermococcus sibiricus MM 739 DNA window CATTCGCCGCCGGCGTACTTTTAACAGCAACGAGCATAGGAATTACTGTTAGGGTTATGATGGATCTTGGTGTTTTGAGAAGTGATGTGGGGGCTGCTTCTCTGAGCGCAAGTGTAATGGATGATTTTCTGGGTATAGCTTTAATCATATTCGCCGTTGGTACTGGAAGTGTTTTGGGTTTAATAGGTAAAATGGCAATCTTTTTCATTATAACTGGTCTTGTAGCGTGGTATACTATAGAGAAATATATTCGCTTTTCAGAATGGCTTCACGTTGAGAAAGGTGTTCTTGGCATGGTGCTTGCTTTAATGTTTCTCTTCTCTGCTTTAGCTGAACACTGGTTTGACGCTGCCATAGAGGGGGCTTTTATGGCCGGTCTTGTTCTCTCAAAACTTCCTGAAGGTAAGAGGATAATGGATGATATTAGAGCTATTGCTTATGGATTTCTTGTTCCTGTATTTTTTGTCTACACTGGAGCAATGCTGGATTTAAGGGTTTTTACCAGCTTTGATGCCTTATCCTTGGCGGGGGTTTTAACTGTAATTGCGGTTATAGGTAAAGTCCTTGGCAGAGGAGTTGGAGCAATGACAATGGGATGGAATGGTAAAAAAGCCCTTCAGATGGGAATAAGTTCCATCCCAAGAACTGAAGTGGCCCTAGTTGACTTGATGGTCGCCATTCAGGGTGGTGCGATTCCTCAAAACGATGCTCCCAAGTTCATTGCCGCAACACTGATTTTTATAACAATCTCTGTAATCATAACCCCACCTCTGCTTAAGTGGGCGTTTAAAGAAGAGATTGAGAGTATGAAAAAAGGAAAAGCTGAGAAAAGGGTTGAAGCGGTTAAAGAAACAAAGAGGCGCATATTCTCACTAAAGAGAGCAAGGAAAAGGTCTTAGAAAAACTCTCGCATATTCCCATTTTTAATGCTTGTTAGGATTGAGGTTTTAGTACTTTTTATTCTGCTACTTTTTAAATCCATCTTGCTATTCTTGTCAAATCGTGCAAAAATTAATCGAAACTTCTATTAATTTCAAACACATATGTTGCTATGGTGATAAAATGAAAAAAGAAGAAATAATAGAACGCTACTCCAAAGTTTTTCCAAAGGCCTCTCGTGTTACTTATGCCCCTATAGTTGCCATTAAGGCCCAAAATGCAAGGGTTTGGGATGTAGAAGGGAGAGAGTATATTGACTTTTTAAGCGATGCGGCCGTTCAGAATGTAGGTCACAATAACGAGAGAGTCGTTAAGGCAATAAAGGAACAGACCGATAATTTACTTCATTTCACGTTCATATATGGATTTACAATTGAACCTCTTCTTTTGGCAGAAAAACTTGGAGAGATTTCCCCTGTTGATAACCCAAAGGTCGTCTTTGGTCTCAGTGGTAGTGATGCCAATGATGGTGCGATAAAATTTGTTAGGGCCTATACAAAACGGAGAACCATTCTTAGCTACCTTAAGAGTTATTATGGGGCAACTTATGGGGCTTCAAGTATAACAGGTCTTGACTTTCATGTTAGGGCTCTGGTTGGTGAGCTTAGTGATGTACACTACATCCCGTATCCAGATTGTTACAGGTGCCCATTTGGAAAAGAGAAAAACGCCTGCAAGATGGAGTGTATTGAATATATAAAAGCTAAGTTTGAGGGAGAAGTTTACGCCGACGGTGTTGCGGCCCTCTTTGCGGAGCCCATTCAGGGAGATGCAGGAATGATTGTGCCACCGGATGATTACTTCAAGAGGGTCAAGAAGATATTGGATGAGCATGGCATCCTTTTGGTGGTAGATGAGGTTCAAAGCGGCCTTGGAAGAACGGGAAAATGGTTTGCAGTAGAGCATTTTGGGATTAGGCCCGATATAATAACCATAGCCAAACCTCTGGGTGGTGGATTACCCATAAGTGCAGTAATAGGAAGGGCCGATATAATGGACTCTCTCCCACCTTTAGGCCATACTTTCACATTAAGCGGTAATCCAGTTACAAGTAGGGCCGCAATGGCAGTTATAGAGGAGATTGAAGAGAAAAACCTTTTGAAAAGGGCAGAAAAGCTTGGAAATTATGCTATGAAAAAACTTGAAAAGATGAAGAAAGAGCATGAGTTGATCGGGGATGTAAGAGGGAAAGGCCTGATGATTGGGGTAGACCTAGTTAAAGACAAGGAAACAAAAGAAAGGGCTTATAATGAGGCAAAAAAGGTTGTCTGGCGGGCCTATGAGCTCGGTTTGATCATTGCGTTCCTTCAGGGAAATGTCCTGAGAATCCAGCCGCCGCTTACAATTGAAGGGGAGCTTCTTGAAGAGGGTCTCAACAGGCTTGAGCAAGCAATAACAGATGTTGAAGAAGGCAAAGTTGGAAATGATGTTCTGAAGTTTGTCCAAGGCTGGTGAATTCTTTCTTCTTTCATGCTCTTCTTTGTACATCACACCCCTTTTTGTAACCTAAAAGTTTATAAATTGAGTTTTCTTTGGCGGGTGAGATTGCAAGGTGATTGAGATGAAGAAAAAGGTAAACACAAGTATGCAGGCGAGAAAAGTACCCTTGCTTAATCAAAAAGCGGAGGATCCAAAATGGTTTCACTCCTTCATTCCCTTTAAGATAGCCACGGGTGGATCTTCCCAAATAGTACCCCTCTATGCCATGCAGATGGGTGCCGGTGCTGGCGAGGTGGGGTTACTGACATCAATCTCAACCCTTACATCCACCATAGGTACGGTCTTCTGGGGCAAGCTTAGTGATAAACTTCTTAAAAGAAAGGTTTTCATTATAATGGGCTTTTTGAGTGTATCATTTTTTCTCGCTGTACTCTCTATGGTAAATAACTTCTGGGAGCTACTCATAGTTAACTCCCTATACTCATTCTTTTTGGGGTCAACAGTCTCTATACCAATTGTTTTGCTTTTTAGAAATGTTAGAAAGACTAGATGGGAAGAAGGCGTTGGAAAGTTCAACAAAATTGGGGGTTGGGCATGGGTAGTTGGTCTTTTACTTGGTTTTGTACTTGTCAGGTTTCTTACCTTTAGAGAGCTTCTCCTATTATTTGCTCTCCTAAACATTCCTGCGTTCATTATAGCTTGGAAAACTATTAGAGAAGCACCAGTTTATCTTCATAGGAGCAATATCAAACCTTTTGTGAATCAGGTGATTCAAAAGGGAAGATACTTACCAAACTTTTTAGTCCATCTCCCTACAAGATTGAAAATCTCACCGAAATTCAGAGGGCTGTATTTATCATCTTTCTTCTTTTGGGTATCTTCTGGTATGTATTCAACCCAGTTACCGGTGTTTTTAATAAAGAATGGTTTCACAAACCAGGAAGTCTTTGGAATGGCCCTACTAAACTCCTCAATCTCAGCACTTCTTTACCAGCGTGTAGGAAGAAAACTTGAATCAAGGTCTGCTGTTTTAGCACTAATGCAAGGTTACTTCTCCAGAACAGTCGGTATATCCCTCCTCCTATTACCTTTGGCCGTTCCCAATTCGTTGCTCTTTCTCAGCATTGCGAGTTATGTCTTATGGGGATATTCGTGGTCATATATAAGTGTCTCTTTAACCTCTCTCATTGGAAGAATGAGCACTCCACGGGAGCAAGGAAACGCTTTGGCAACCTCAAATCTGGTGAACTCAAGTGGTTTTATCTTGGGGAGCCTAATAGGTGGAGTTGTGGCATCTAAAATTGGATTTGATTTGAATTTTGCCTCGGCATCTGTCCTGAGTTTCTTGGCCATAATCCCTTTGCTTCCATTAATGCGCCCACTAATCAGTATCTCGACATTCAAAAGGTCCATTCCACATATTAGGAGAAGAAACTAGTTTATCCCCGTATCTCCAAGTTCTATATATCGTCCATACTTTTTAACGAAATGTATTAAGCGTTTGTACGTCTCATGGTTCACCAGGGTTTCGCTGTCTCCAATCACCACAAGCTTTCTCTTTGCCCTCGTTATGGAAACGTTAAGTCTCCTCAAATCCATTAAAAACCCAAGTTCTCCTTTCTTATTGGAGCGGACAAGGGAGAGTATTATGATTTCTTTCTCCCTTCCCTGATATCCATCAACTGTATGAATCTCTATCTCATCATCTTGGATAATAGA harbors:
- a CDS encoding cation:proton antiporter, with translation MDATWILFTLGVALIFGKLGDHIMERFELPGVLGEILMGIVLGNLIYFGIIKPEYLVMHSNEAFELLARLGIIFLLFLGGLDTDVEMLKKTGAVATVSTIMGVFVPLLLGYFGLKLLDYPSREAFAAGVLLTATSIGITVRVMMDLGVLRSDVGAASLSASVMDDFLGIALIIFAVGTGSVLGLIGKMAIFFIITGLVAWYTIEKYIRFSEWLHVEKGVLGMVLALMFLFSALAEHWFDAAIEGAFMAGLVLSKLPEGKRIMDDIRAIAYGFLVPVFFVYTGAMLDLRVFTSFDALSLAGVLTVIAVIGKVLGRGVGAMTMGWNGKKALQMGISSIPRTEVALVDLMVAIQGGAIPQNDAPKFIAATLIFITISVIITPPLLKWAFKEEIESMKKGKAEKRVEAVKETKRRIFSLKRARKRS
- a CDS encoding leucine/methionine racemase, with translation MKKEEIIERYSKVFPKASRVTYAPIVAIKAQNARVWDVEGREYIDFLSDAAVQNVGHNNERVVKAIKEQTDNLLHFTFIYGFTIEPLLLAEKLGEISPVDNPKVVFGLSGSDANDGAIKFVRAYTKRRTILSYLKSYYGATYGASSITGLDFHVRALVGELSDVHYIPYPDCYRCPFGKEKNACKMECIEYIKAKFEGEVYADGVAALFAEPIQGDAGMIVPPDDYFKRVKKILDEHGILLVVDEVQSGLGRTGKWFAVEHFGIRPDIITIAKPLGGGLPISAVIGRADIMDSLPPLGHTFTLSGNPVTSRAAMAVIEEIEEKNLLKRAEKLGNYAMKKLEKMKKEHELIGDVRGKGLMIGVDLVKDKETKERAYNEAKKVVWRAYELGLIIAFLQGNVLRIQPPLTIEGELLEEGLNRLEQAITDVEEGKVGNDVLKFVQGW
- a CDS encoding MFS transporter — translated: MKKKVNTSMQARKVPLLNQKAEDPKWFHSFIPFKIATGGSSQIVPLYAMQMGAGAGEVGLLTSISTLTSTIGTVFWGKLSDKLLKRKVFIIMGFLSVSFFLAVLSMVNNFWELLIVNSLYSFFLGSTVSIPIVLLFRNVRKTRWEEGVGKFNKIGGWAWVVGLLLGFVLVRFLTFRELLLLFALLNIPAFIIAWKTIREAPVYLHRSNIKPFVNQVIQKGRYLPNFLVHLPTRLKISPKFRGLYLSSFFFWVSSGMYSTQLPVFLIKNGFTNQEVFGMALLNSSISALLYQRVGRKLESRSAVLALMQGYFSRTVGISLLLLPLAVPNSLLFLSIASYVLWGYSWSYISVSLTSLIGRMSTPREQGNALATSNLVNSSGFILGSLIGGVVASKIGFDLNFASASVLSFLAIIPLLPLMRPLISISTFKRSIPHIRRRN